From the genome of Palaemon carinicauda isolate YSFRI2023 chromosome 36, ASM3689809v2, whole genome shotgun sequence:
ataataataataatcaccacgcTTGCCtctacggattggtgatagtgaagactttagtctgacttctcacagcaaaccagcctagtatggatgtccctgacaaatacagctttgctgatcctagcGAGGTGCAAACattttttcaccacgttaaggtttcccccactcaaaaagggatgtttctgtgtgtgtatgtgtgtgtatatatatatatatatatatatatatatatatatatatatatatatatatatatatatttatatatatatatatatgtatatatatgaatatatatatatatatatatatatatatataaattatatattatatatataatataatatatatgtatatatatgaatatataatgtacagtatatattatataaatatatatatataatatatatatatatatatataatatatataaacatatatatatataaataaattatatatatatatatatatatatactatatatatatatatatatatatatactttatatatatatataggatatatatatatatatatatattacatatatatatatatatatattatatatatatatatatatatatatatatatatatacgtatgtatacataggtatacatacatacatatatatatgtatattatatattatatatatatatatatatctatatatatatatatatatacatatatatatgagtaggtgAATATAATGATTTTCATGATACCATCAGTAATAACCTTCATCATCTTTATATTTCCTGCATGACTGGAAGAAttaggaggagagaggaggaggagagaggagagagagaggagagaggagagagagagagagagagagagagagagagagagagagagagagagagagagagaggaataatggaAATTTTGCAATAACAATGTTTTTTCATCTGCATAATCGATTCAAGTGAAAaatatcattgaatattttttttttttttttttttgagaagaaagATGAAGTTGACGATTGAAACGTATTTTGTAGAGAATCATTTTGAGATTAAATCTAACATGATAAAATCAACTGTTATATCAATCTTcagaatttggaattttttttttgggggggggggaagaaaatgGGGAATAACATTTTACTCTATTCAGGTATTGAAAAGaacttttcatatcatatataaataaattaacttaCTCATAtccaatcacctctctctctctctctctctctctctctctctctctctctctctctctctctcgttctacatGGGCTCTAAATctatttacaactctctctctctctctctctctctctctctctctctctctctctctctctctctctctcctctctctctctctcctttctatttGTCTTATTCTTTCAAGTTTCTCGGTCCGtcttatttattcaaatattataaCTGTATTTCTTTGAAAAACCTGTAtatgcacttctctctctctcctctctctctctctctctctctctctctctctctctcatctctctctctctctctctctctctctctctctcctttctatttGTCTTATTCTTTCAAGTTTCTCGGTCAGTCTTATTCATTCAAATATATAACTGTATTTCTTTTGAAAAACCTGTAtatgcacttctctctctctctctctctctctctctctctctcctctctctctctctctctctctctctctctcctttctgtttATCTACTTCTTTACAGTCTCTTGGTCAGACTTATTCATTCAAATATTACAACTGTATTACCTTTGAAAAACCTGAATatacacctttctctctctctctctctctctctctctctctctctctctctctctctctctctctctctctctctctctctctctctctgtctctctctctttgaatattcataagtattacatattcaaaagaataatattcaagtaataaaacataactaaaagttaataaaaaataaaagaaataatcgaGAATTTGAATAAAAAGAATCAGGCCAATAGTTCATTGTACTTATAATGAAGTTTACAATGATGACATGAgactattattatgataatttcagtgttcattatatatagatatatatatatatatatatatatatatatatatatatataaatatacagtatataatatatttatatatatatatatatatatatatatatatatatatatatatatatactgtattatataccaATATAGGTTGCATGGTGTTAAATTATGCATATCGTGATTTGAACGAATAAGGGGATTAATTTTACGTGTTcttgatatacatatgcatacgcaTGAAAACACACAAGGGCGTGCATGCGCTCACATACACTGtcacgcacatgcacacatatatgtatatatgtctatagatttatgtatatacacatcccTTCCTGAGtgagataccataacgtggtgaaatggtttgtgttacagtattgccatgatcaacaaagctgtacttgtcagagtcacctttactaggttggtttgctttgaactaCCAAATCAAAGcctcctactatcaccaatccgcactggctagcgtggtgatgaaaactggccaaaccatagagaagaattgacatgtgtgaggcctttatcctgctttGGACTAGACATGGCTGcttatgttattattgttgttggtggagttgtgtgtgtatgtatatatatatatatatagatatatattatatatatatatatatatatatatatatatatatatatatatatatacctcgagtgtatatatatatatatatatatatatatatatatatatagatagatagatagatagatagatgtatatgtatatatatactgtatataaatgcatgagttatatatatgtgtatatatatacacacacacacacacatatataatatatatatattatatatatatatatatatatatatatatatatatatatatatacagtatatacgcactcgaggtatatatataaatatacacacacacacacacacatatatatatatatatatatatatatatatatatacatatatatgtgtgtatatatatatataatatatatatatatatatatgtatatcgatatatataaatatatctatctatctatctatctatatatattatagatatatatatatatatatatatatatatatatatatatacgagtaaatTTTTGATTTGCATGCTAAGGATACAAGAGCTATACAGCGTTGAAAAATTCTTACAACTAATGCATCTGTAGCACGCTCTTAGTATTTCTTTTGTCATCTTTGATTTCCCCCCTTCAAGGTCCCTAACTCCAAGAGAATTCAGGATTAAGATATACAAATGCATGCTATGGATGGTATATCCTTTTTCTATTTgaataaagacaattttttttttgtgatactaACTAGTGAACACTCTGAGTTGCCCatctatcaattatcattattattattattatttttttattgttattattgttattgttattgttattgctaccgttactattattattattattattattattgttattgttactattactattactattactattactattgttattgttattgttactattactattactattactgtttttgttgttgttctttgatgttgtagttgttgttgctgttgttgttgttgtttttactattactattgtcattatcattgttgttgttgttactattactattgtcattatcattgttgtttgttgttattgttgttgttataatcattgttattattattaatattattattattattattactattatctcttttgttattattattattattattattattattattttatcattagtattattattattattattattattattattattatcagtctattaaaaatactttatttttccttgtttccttacctcatggCTAttccccctattggagcccttgggcttataacctcctgcttttccaactNNNNNNNNNNNNNNNNNNNNNNNNNNNNNNNNNNNNNNNNNNNNNNNNNNNNNNNNNNNNNNNNNNNNNNNNNNNNNNNNNNNNNNNNNNNNNNNNNNNNNNNNNNNNNNNNNNNNNNNNNNNNNNNNNNNNNNNNNNNNNNNNNNNNNNNNNNNNNNNNNNNNNNNNNNNNNNNNNNNNNNNNNNNNNNNNNNNNNNNNNNNNNNNNNNNNNNNNNNNNNNNNNNNNNNNNNNNNNNNNNNNNNNNNNNNNNNNNNNNNNNNNNNNNNNNNNNNNNNNNNNNNNNNNNNNNNNNNNNNNNNNNNNNNNNNNNNNNNNNNNNNNNNNNNNNNNNNNNNNNNNNNNNNNNNNNNNNNNNNNNNNNNNNNNNNNNNNNNNNNNNNNNNNNNNNNNNNNNNNNNNNNNNNNNNNNNNNNNNNNNNNNNNNNNNNNNNNNNNNNNNNNNNNNNNNNNNNNNNNNNNNNNNNNNNNNNNNNNNNNNNNNNNNNNNNNNNNNNNNNtatatttatatatctaatatataatatatataatatataatatatatatatatatatatttatatttatatatatatgtattaaatatgttaaaaaaattcaataagTTAAGCACTCTACCACCCAtatttttaatatctctctctctctctctctctctctctctctctctctctctctctctctctctctctctctctcgtcctgttCCCAATTATCATTTCCTCCCAAGCACTCGATTCACTCGAGAAGCTAGAAATAATTTACAAGCAAAGAATAACAAATTTGCAAATCGAAGGGTTGAAATCTCCAGTGCATTCAAGTAGcaaataagaaaaaacatatataaaaaagacaatCAAATCTGACGCTGACAGTTCTGAATGCAAAAAATATTAGCCAATGACAAAATTACTTGCGAAATTATTCATTATGAAGGAGCTCCACTGCACTGATGTTCTTTGAAATTGAGAAAGagagatattattgttattattattattattattattattattattattattattattattattaatattgatattgatattgatattgatattgatattgatattggttttgatattaatatgaatatgatattattattattattattattattattattattattattattattattatcattattttattattattattattattattattattattattattattattattattattattataaggtaaccTAAAAacctagttggtaaaacaggatgctataagcccaagggctccaacagggaaaaatatactggaaaggaaataaggaaataaacaaacatatgGGAAGTAACCCCAGACACTtatgaaatgtctgaggcctttgtctcgcagtggactagaaacagttgcatttggttttgaataaatgatattaaatgtcttaagatcaataacaatggTGAAATATCGCATTTATTAGatcaaattaaaaagaaatgtcTGATAAATGTTGTTGgaaacatttttaaaaataaagtgACAGATACGTCGAAAAATACCTGTCAATCATCAATTCACTATGTTTTAGGTTACgtcataattgattgattgattgagttaccTGGCATTCAGTCAATTAGATTACGTCATTAACGAGGTAACGAGAGTATGGAATGATAAAATACTctgcaaacaaataaaaaatgaaaataatcaatacaaatcaaaatcaaaattttatGCCATGATTCTGAAAAAAAACTGATATGATAGAACTATTATGTTTCTCATTAAGTTTTTGGTTACGTCATAAACGATGTAACAAGAGTATGGAATGATAAAATCCTccgcaaacaaataaaaaatataaatataaatacaaatcaaaatcaaaattttatGCCCTGATTCTGAAAACGAAAGTGATTTGATGGAATTTGGAATGTTTGAGAGAAATTGTTCTTAGTGACACGTTATCTCACTTGATTTATTTATGAAACTCTATAATACATTTCTCTGCTGTATGTTTCCGATATCTCAAAGAAATTTAAAAGGATACACATTTCCATATTGTATCCGGGATACACCAGGATATGAGTTCGCAACAATATGAGATTTAGCCATTTTATTATCCAAGGATATAAAAACAATGTTTCTAGGTTAAATTACCCATGTATTCTAcacatactttaaatatatatgcacaacCAATAATGAAACTGATTGTTTTTAAAGAATGACGAAAGGTTTAAAATAGTTACATTCATAATAAATACATTTGTTTGTACATGGAAAAGATAGTATATCCTTATTTTACCCGCATTACAAAGGGCATCCGTTTTAAGCACCAAAAAATAATATTGGAACCATCAAAGAAACCCGTGGATCTAGCAGTTTAAACATATCTTCTAATACTAAGTCCTGTGCTACCATGCCCTGATGACCTGATCCCacttcttccacttgtttttgaaGAGTACATATTTCCAGATCCATTGCCAAGTATTCCACTACCACAGTTTTGCGTTCTTCCTCCCAAGGAGCCTCTAAACCCACTGTCAAATCCTTATCCTTGCGAACCATATCCACTGCCCTGATTGGAAGATCCAAACGATCCTTTGTTGGAAGAACCAAATGAACCTCCACTGTTACCTCCATGGCTACCTCCACTACCAGAGCCGTAGCCGCCACTTCCAGTGTTAGATCCAAAGCCTCCTTTGTTGGAAGAGCCAAAGCTTCCTTTGTTGGAAGAACCAAATCCACTTCCGATTCCTCCTCCATGGCTTCCCCCACCACTGGAGCCATAGCCTCCACTTCCAGTGTTAGATCCAAAGCCTCCTTTGTTGGAAGAGCCAAAGCTTCCTTTGTTAGAAGAACCAAATCCACTTCCGAAACCTCCTCCATGGCTTCCCCCACCACCGGAGCCATAGCCTCCACTTCCAGTGTTAGATCCAATGCCTCCTTTGTTGGAAGAGCCAAAGCTTCCTTTGTTAGAAGAACCAAATCCACTTCCGATACCTCCTCCCTGGCTTCCCCCACCACTGGAGCCATAGCCACCACTTCCAGTGTTAGATCCAAAGCCTCCTTTGTTGGAAGAACCAAATCCACTTCCGATTCCTCCTCCATGGCTTCCCCCACCACCGGAGCCATAGCCTCCACTTCCAGTGTTAGATCCAAAGCCTCCTTTGTTTGAAGAGCCAAAGCTTCCTTTGTTGGAAGAACCAAATCCACTTCCGATTCCTCCTCCATGGCTTCCCCCACCACCGGAGCCATAGCCTCCACTTCCAGTGTTAGATCCAAAGCCTCCTTTGTTGGAAGAGCCAAAGCTTCCTTTGTTAGAAGAGCCAAAACCACTTCCAATACTGCCTCCACCACCAGAGCCATAGCCACCGCTACTTCCACTGGAAGAACCAAAGCTTCCTTTGGAGGAACCAAAACCCCCTTTATTGCTACCTCCCTTGACTACCCCCCGCTACCAGAGCCATAGCTTCCTCCACTTCCACTGGATGAGCCAAAGCCTCCTCCACTAGATGATCCAAAGCCTCCTTTAAAAGAAGAGCTAAAACCACCTTGACTGTTTCTTCCATGACTACCACTGCCGCTAGAACCATAGCTTCCTCCACTTCTACTGGAAGATCCAAAACTTCCTTTAAAAGAAGAACCAAATCCGCCTCCCTTGCTACTTCCAACGCTCCCTCCACCTTCCAGACCCATAGCCTCCACCACCTCCACTTGAAGAACCAAAGCCTCCTCCTTTGTTGGAAGATCCAAAGCTTCCTTTAAAGGAAGAACTAAATCCCCCTCCACTACCTCTCCATGACTCCCACCACTTCCAGAACCATAGCCTCCACCACCTCCACTTGAAGAGCCAAAGCCCTCCTCCTTTGTTGGAAGATCCAAAGCTTCCTTTAAAAAGAAGAACCAATCCCCCTCCACTACCTCCTCCATGACTCCCACCACTTCCAGAACCATAGCCTCCACCACCTCCACTTGAAGAGCCAAAGCCTCCTCCTTTGTTGGAAGATCAAAGCTTTCTTTAAAAGAAGAACCAGATCCCCCCTCCACTACCTCCTCCATGACTCCCACCACTTCCAGAGCCATAGCCTCCACCACCTCCACTTGAAGAGCCAAAGCCTCCTCCTTTGTTGGAAGATCCAAAGCTTCCTTTAAAAGAAGAACCCAGATCCCCCTCCACTACCTCCTCCATGACTCCCACCACTTCCAGAACCATAGCCTCCACCACCTCCACTTGAAGAGCCAAAGCCTCCTCTTTGTTGGAAGATCAAAGCTTCCTTTAAAAGAAGAACCAGATCCCCCTCCACTACCTCCTCCATGACTCCCACCACTTCCAGAACCATAGCCTCCACCACCTCCACTTGAAGAGCCAAAGCCTCCTCCTTTGTTGGAAGATCCAAAGCTTCCTTTAAAAGAAGAACCAGATCCCCCTCCACCTACCTCCTCCATGACTCCCACCACTTCCAGAACCATAGCCTCCACCACCTCCACTTGAAGAGCCAAAGCCTCCTCCTTTGTTGGAAGATCCAAAGCTTCCTTTAAAAGAAGAACCAGATCCCCCCTCCACTACCTCCTCCATGACTCCCACCACTTCCAGAACCATAACCTCCACCCACCTCCACTTGAAGAGCCAAAACCACCTGCTTTAGAAGATCCAAAGCTTCCTTTAAAAGAAGAACCAGATCCCCTCCCTTGTTACCCCCAATACTATCGCCACTTCTAGAGCCATAACCTCCTACTACCTCCACTTGAAGAGCCAAAGCCTCCTCCACTGGATGATCCAAAGCTCCCTTTAAAAGAAGAACCAAATCCACCTCCCTTATTACCTCCAAGACTCCCACTATTTCCAGAACCATAAACCTCCACCTCCTCCACCAGAAGAGCTAAAACCTCCTCCACTAGACGATCCTAAGCTACCTTTAAAAGAAGAACCAAACCCACTTCCCTTGCTACTTCCAAAATTACTACCACTGCCAGAACCATAACTTCCACCCCCTCCACTGGAAGATCCAAAGCCTCCTTTAAAAGAGAAACCAAATCCCCCTCCACTACTTCCTCTATGACTCCCACTACTTCCAGAGCCATAGCCTCCACCACTTCCACTTGAAGAACCAAAGCCTCCTCCTTTAGAAGATCCAAAGCTTCCTTTAAAAAGAAGAACCAAATCCACCTGCCTTATTACCTCCTCCATGACTCCCACCACTTCCAGAGCCATAGCTTCCACCTCCTCCACCAGAAGAGTAAATCCTCCTCCACTAGAAGATCCAAACCCTCCTTAAAAGATGAACCAAATCCCCCTCCACTACCTCCTCCATGACTCCCACCACTTCCAGAACCATAGCCTCCGCCACCTCCACTAGAAGATCCAAATCCCCCTCCAATTGAAGAGCCAAGGCTCCCTTTGTTGGACGAGCCAAACCCTCCTCCACTGCCTCCTCCATGTCCTCCAGATCCTCCACCTTTGAAAGCGTTTTCCTCCACCACCTGAGGCGCCATATCTCTCGGCGTTGATTACTGCTACCCACACAAACATCACGCCTATTAGTAGCCTGACAGCCCTCTGTTGGTAAAGAAGAAATGACTCGTAATACTTTTCAACCTATAAATAAATTCATGTTAGACTCATGTTTCGAATCCAGGTTAATTTCTTGATATTTCAATGATATCAATACAATAGTTTTTGTAGatacatattttgttgattttgataACCCTTATCAGTTTGATTTAGGGGTTAGATGATAAATTTAGAATTGCAGTAATTttggtcttctggaagcgttttaacgttataaatgttgtctgagcatatatgtgtatatatgcatttacctATAAATACAAAATCATACAcgtgtttatttatatttacatttatatatacatagacttaaatatatacgtgcatatctatagttatgtatataaatacatacatatatatatatatacatatatatatatatatatatgttatatatatatatatatatatatatatatatatatgtatatggttatatatatatatatatatatatatatatatatatatatcttatatatacatatatatatacatgatatatatatatatatatatatatatatatatatatatataaaaacacacaccacagacatatatatatatatatatatataatatatatatatatatataatatatatgaatatatataaatatacatatacagatatatatatatctataatgtatatatatatatatatatatatatatatttatatgtatatatatatttatatgtgtatatatatatatatatatatatatatatatatatatatatatattatatatatatatatatatatatatatatatatatatatatatgtactacatat
Proteins encoded in this window:
- the LOC137628301 gene encoding uncharacterized protein — translated: MALEVVGVMEEVVEGGSGSSFKESFDLPTKEEALALQVEVVEAMVLEVVGVMEEVVEGDWFFFLKEALDLPTKEEGFGSSSGGGGGYGSGSGGSHGEVVEGDLVLPLKEALDLPTKEEALVLQVEVVEAMGLEGGGSVGSSKGGGFGSSFKGSFGSSSRSGGSYGSSGSGSHGRNSQGGFSSSFKGGFGSSSGGGFGSSSGSGGSYGSGSFGSSSGSSGGYGSGGGGSIGSGFGSSNKGSFGSSNKGGFGSNTGSGGYGSGGGGSHGGGIGSGFGSSNKGSFGSSNKGGFGSNTGSGGYGSGGGGSHGGGIGSGFGSSNKGGFGSNTGSGGYGSSGGGSQGGGIGSGFGSSNKGSFGSSNKGGIGSNTGSGGYGSGGGGSHGGGFGSGFGSSNKGSFGSSNKGGFGSNTGSGGYGSSGGGSHGGGIGSGFGSSNKGSFGSSNKGGFGSNTGSGGYGSGSGGSHGGNSGGSFGSSNKGSFGSSNQGSGYGSQG
- the LOC137628302 gene encoding keratin, type I cytoskeletal 9-like — encoded protein: MAPQVVEENAFKGGGSGGHGGGSGGGFGSSNKGSLGSSIGGGFGSSSGGGGGYGSGSGGSHGGGSGGGFGSSFKEGSFGSSKGGGFGSSSGSGGGYGSGSSGSHRGSSGGGFGFSFKGGFGSSSGGGGSYGSGSGSNFGSSKGSGFGSSFKGSLGSSSGGGFSSSGGGGGGLWWFWLFKWRWVEVMVLEVVGVMEEVVEGGSGSSFKGSFGSSNKGGGFGSSSGGGGGYGSGSGGSHGGALDLPTKEEALALQVEVVEAMVLEVVGVMEEVVEGDLVLLLKEALIFQQRGGFGSSSGGGGGYGSGSGGSHGGGSGGGSGFFF